A window from Flavobacterium gyeonganense encodes these proteins:
- a CDS encoding alpha-L-rhamnosidase C-terminal domain-containing protein, producing the protein MRNRFLNFKKLFVFTVLFSSAIIFAQENKPATWIWYPGDFEVWLSNKMQVRRTEREAVFPPLWQYYSPYALVTFQTEVDIPKPDDVKIFSEGPFQLLLDGVQIYGQPKSITVPAGKHKISFKVYNQEVLPAIYIAGNYVKSDASWKVTNEDKLWIDETGKAQQSGTPWVPVGSWNFNSPENKPSEFKLTTKPLSAKKTEKIGAGQLVDFGKETFGYIKIHGLKGKGKLALYYGESREEALDSAKCETLDHLFFDGKQPQTYIHDGSKAFRYVQVQADAGVKYDSISMLYEYLPLDYRGAFKSSDEQLNKIWDVSAYTMHLTSREFFIDGIKRDRWVWSGDAYQSYLMNYYLFFDSASVERTLLALRGKDPVTAHVNIIMDYSLYWFVGVYDYYLHTGDTKFIKTFYPRMKSLMDFCLERRNKNGFLEPLEGDWVFIDWADGLPKTGEVSFEQMLLARSLEAMAVSAAIAGKTEDQKQYQKLGDDLKTKLFDVFWDKKENVMKHQRIDGKIQNIVTRYANMFGIFFNYFTEEQKQSVKNKVLLNKDILQITTPYMRFYELEALCAMGEQDYVLKEMKDYWGGMLNEGATSFWEEYNPNKKGTEHLTMYGRPYGKSLCHAWGASPIYLLGKYYLGVKPTAPGYSEYEIKPNLGGLKWMEGKVPTPNGEVAVYCNTKEIKVKAGEGEGKLIFESASKPKTNSGTITELAKNKYQLIVKPNLEYKVSYKAI; encoded by the coding sequence ATGCGAAATCGATTTCTAAATTTTAAAAAATTATTTGTTTTTACAGTTTTATTTTCTTCCGCTATTATATTTGCCCAGGAAAATAAGCCTGCCACATGGATCTGGTATCCAGGAGATTTTGAAGTTTGGTTAAGCAATAAAATGCAAGTTAGACGTACAGAACGCGAAGCCGTATTTCCTCCGCTTTGGCAATATTACAGTCCTTATGCCTTGGTCACTTTTCAGACAGAAGTAGATATTCCAAAACCAGACGATGTAAAAATCTTCTCAGAAGGACCTTTTCAATTACTTTTAGATGGCGTTCAAATTTACGGACAGCCAAAATCAATTACAGTTCCTGCCGGAAAACACAAAATTTCTTTTAAAGTGTACAATCAAGAAGTATTGCCAGCTATTTATATTGCAGGTAATTATGTTAAATCTGATGCTTCATGGAAAGTTACCAACGAAGATAAACTTTGGATTGATGAAACTGGAAAAGCACAACAATCTGGTACGCCTTGGGTTCCTGTTGGTTCTTGGAATTTTAATTCGCCAGAAAATAAACCTTCAGAATTTAAACTAACAACCAAACCTTTAAGTGCTAAAAAAACAGAAAAAATAGGAGCGGGTCAGTTAGTAGATTTTGGTAAAGAAACTTTCGGTTATATTAAAATTCACGGTTTAAAAGGAAAAGGGAAACTAGCATTGTATTATGGTGAATCTCGTGAAGAAGCTTTGGATTCCGCTAAATGCGAAACCTTAGATCATTTATTTTTTGATGGAAAACAGCCTCAAACTTACATACATGACGGATCGAAAGCATTCCGCTATGTTCAGGTACAAGCAGATGCAGGAGTAAAATATGATTCTATTTCGATGCTATATGAATATCTACCATTAGACTATCGTGGTGCATTCAAATCTTCTGATGAGCAATTGAATAAAATTTGGGATGTGTCGGCTTATACGATGCACTTAACCTCTCGTGAATTTTTTATAGACGGAATTAAACGTGACCGCTGGGTTTGGTCGGGCGACGCTTATCAAAGTTATTTAATGAATTATTATTTGTTCTTTGATTCGGCTTCTGTAGAACGAACGTTGTTAGCACTTCGCGGAAAAGATCCTGTAACGGCTCACGTAAATATCATAATGGATTATTCGTTGTATTGGTTTGTAGGTGTTTATGATTACTACTTGCATACGGGCGACACGAAATTCATCAAAACTTTTTATCCAAGAATGAAATCCCTTATGGATTTCTGTTTAGAAAGAAGAAACAAAAACGGATTCCTCGAACCATTAGAAGGCGACTGGGTTTTTATTGACTGGGCAGATGGATTGCCAAAAACGGGCGAGGTTAGTTTTGAGCAAATGCTTTTAGCGAGAAGCCTTGAAGCGATGGCGGTAAGTGCAGCAATAGCTGGTAAAACCGAAGACCAAAAGCAATATCAAAAATTGGGTGATGACTTAAAAACCAAATTATTTGATGTGTTTTGGGATAAAAAAGAAAACGTAATGAAACACCAGCGTATCGATGGAAAAATTCAAAATATTGTAACCAGATACGCTAATATGTTCGGTATTTTCTTCAATTATTTTACTGAAGAACAAAAGCAAAGCGTAAAAAATAAGGTATTACTGAACAAAGATATTCTTCAAATCACAACACCCTACATGCGTTTTTATGAGTTGGAAGCCTTGTGTGCCATGGGCGAACAAGATTATGTACTGAAAGAAATGAAAGATTATTGGGGTGGAATGCTGAATGAGGGTGCAACATCTTTCTGGGAAGAATACAATCCAAATAAAAAAGGAACAGAGCATTTAACAATGTATGGCCGTCCTTACGGGAAAAGCCTTTGCCACGCCTGGGGTGCAAGTCCGATTTATCTACTAGGAAAATATTATTTAGGCGTAAAACCAACTGCTCCGGGTTATTCAGAATATGAAATTAAACCAAATTTAGGAGGTTTAAAATGGATGGAAGGAAAAGTGCCAACACCAAACGGAGAAGTTGCCGTGTATTGTAACACTAAAGAAATCAAAGTAAAAGCAGGCGAAGGAGAAGGAAAATTGATTTTTGAAAGTGCCAGCAAACCTAAAACAAACTCGGGAACCATTACAGAATTAGCAAAAAATAAATATCAATTGATTGTAAAACCTAATTTAGAGTATAAAGTGAGTTATAAAGCGATTTAG
- a CDS encoding AraC family transcriptional regulator, giving the protein MNNDVRTYKVVDFGFQINPELPVVGYTEMVNDAVCISHSHPRAQLIYATSGVMNVVVNNQIWVVNPLQGLWIPGGLEHQVTFQKDVNLYSIFIDPSFTDGLPTSSFSFDISIFLKQLLFKIISFGTEGNLTPAKRRIIDVFLDELTLIEPSATFLPTTNHERLQKVVQLLLNDVASKNTIEYYADISFMSSKTLSRLFIKELGMNFSDWRTRLKLLEAIKRLGEKQSIKEIALDLGYETASAFIFMFKKHLGTTPANYILEDQKLS; this is encoded by the coding sequence ATGAATAACGATGTTCGGACATATAAAGTAGTCGATTTTGGATTTCAAATAAATCCTGAGTTACCCGTTGTCGGTTATACCGAAATGGTAAACGATGCCGTTTGCATATCACATTCTCACCCTCGGGCACAGCTTATTTATGCTACCAGCGGTGTTATGAATGTCGTGGTCAATAATCAGATTTGGGTGGTTAATCCGTTGCAGGGACTTTGGATTCCTGGTGGTTTGGAGCATCAGGTTACATTTCAGAAAGATGTCAATTTGTACAGCATTTTTATTGACCCATCGTTTACGGACGGACTTCCAACTTCTAGCTTTTCTTTTGATATTTCGATATTCCTGAAACAATTGCTTTTTAAAATTATTTCTTTTGGAACTGAAGGGAATCTTACACCTGCAAAAAGAAGAATTATTGACGTGTTTTTAGATGAACTTACCTTAATTGAACCGAGCGCTACTTTCCTGCCTACAACCAATCATGAGAGACTGCAAAAAGTAGTGCAGCTTTTGCTCAATGATGTAGCAAGTAAAAATACGATCGAGTATTATGCTGACATATCTTTTATGAGCAGCAAAACCTTATCCCGCTTATTCATCAAAGAACTCGGAATGAATTTCAGTGATTGGCGTACCCGATTGAAATTACTGGAAGCCATAAAAAGATTAGGCGAAAAGCAATCCATCAAAGAGATAGCGCTCGATTTGGGTTATGAAACTGCGAGTGCTTTTATTTTTATGTTTAAAAAACATTTGGGTACTACACCGGCTAATTATATTTTGGAGGATCAGAAATTATCATAA
- a CDS encoding MFS transporter, producing the protein METIKTNSEIVKKTTYSILFIISFSHLINDLLQAVVPSIYPLLKENFNLSFSQIGIITFTYQIVASILQPFVGMYTDKKSKPYSLIIGMCFTMTGLFLVSIASSFTYLLLSVSLIGIGSSIFHPESSRVAHLASGGKKGLAQSIFQLGGNAGSAIGPLLAAFIVIPHGQNYIAWFCLIALIGILALYKIALWYTQHLALRNANKAVHKIETHHLSKNRVIVSLIILLVLIFSKYFYMASITSYYTFFLIDKFHISIQQSQVYLFLFSGAVAAGTLIGGPIGDRFGRKYVIWVSILGVAPFTLLLPYVSLFWVGTLSVIIGLILSSAFSAILVYATELLPGKVGLVAGLFFGFAFGMGGLGSAVLGKIADATSIEYVFKICAFLPLIGIITGFLPNIEGRKKA; encoded by the coding sequence ATGGAGACCATTAAAACCAATTCGGAAATAGTCAAAAAAACTACTTATTCTATTCTTTTTATCATCAGTTTTTCGCATTTAATTAATGATCTTTTACAGGCTGTTGTTCCGTCCATTTATCCGTTACTGAAGGAAAATTTCAATTTAAGTTTTTCTCAAATCGGGATTATCACTTTTACTTATCAGATTGTTGCTTCTATTCTACAGCCATTTGTGGGGATGTATACCGACAAAAAATCAAAACCTTATTCGTTGATTATCGGAATGTGTTTTACCATGACTGGCTTATTTCTTGTTTCGATTGCTTCGAGTTTTACTTACCTTTTATTATCGGTTAGCTTAATTGGAATCGGCTCTTCTATTTTCCACCCTGAATCTTCCAGAGTAGCCCATCTGGCTTCGGGCGGTAAAAAAGGGCTGGCGCAGTCTATCTTTCAGTTAGGCGGAAATGCCGGAAGTGCCATCGGACCTTTGTTAGCGGCTTTTATAGTGATTCCGCATGGCCAGAATTATATTGCGTGGTTTTGTCTTATTGCCCTGATCGGAATTCTTGCTTTGTATAAAATTGCACTTTGGTACACGCAACATCTGGCTTTAAGAAATGCTAATAAAGCAGTGCATAAAATTGAAACGCATCATTTGTCTAAAAACAGAGTAATCGTTTCCCTGATTATTTTGTTGGTTTTGATTTTTTCCAAATATTTCTACATGGCCAGTATTACAAGTTATTACACTTTCTTTTTGATTGATAAATTTCATATCTCAATTCAGCAGTCGCAGGTTTATTTATTTCTATTTTCGGGTGCAGTTGCTGCCGGAACCTTAATTGGAGGCCCGATTGGAGATCGTTTCGGAAGAAAATATGTAATCTGGGTTTCGATTCTGGGTGTTGCGCCTTTTACGCTTTTATTACCTTACGTTTCGCTATTCTGGGTTGGAACTTTATCTGTAATAATTGGCCTGATACTTTCATCTGCGTTCTCGGCAATTCTGGTTTACGCTACCGAATTACTGCCGGGGAAAGTGGGTCTGGTAGCTGGTCTCTTTTTCGGATTTGCTTTCGGAATGGGCGGATTGGGTTCTGCGGTTTTAGGAAAAATTGCTGATGCCACCAGTATCGAATATGTTTTTAAAATTTGTGCCTTCCTGCCGTTGATTGGTATTATTACCGGCTTTTTACCGAATATTGAAGGTCGAAAAAAGGCCTAA
- a CDS encoding T9SS type A sorting domain-containing protein, producing the protein MADGFGPKQEQGPGNKFINCRAWENSDDGYDCFDSTQKVTFENCWAIRNGVDVWNYGGFTGNGNGFKVGGNSVPADNVLTKCVAIGHPKKGFDQNNNTGSITVYNCTGFGNNINFGFGNPVQSGKKHVFKNNISLSGTISISNATQQNNSWNLSVTVNTSDFTSTSISLAIGARQSNGDLPTNLPFKLVQGSDLIDKGTNVGLSYSGSNPDLGYSESNFTTAKKINTDLNVETIEDVNSDFTFNYYPNPVKNILTIELDSEMAKGTLIELFDLSGKLIVTKTVNRQTENLSLENLPSGAYILTLTTNGNKISKRIIKD; encoded by the coding sequence ATGGCTGATGGTTTTGGTCCAAAACAAGAACAGGGACCCGGAAATAAATTCATCAACTGCCGTGCATGGGAAAATTCAGATGACGGATATGATTGTTTTGACAGTACTCAAAAAGTAACTTTCGAAAACTGCTGGGCGATCAGAAACGGTGTAGATGTATGGAATTACGGAGGCTTTACCGGAAACGGAAATGGTTTTAAAGTAGGAGGAAATTCTGTTCCGGCTGACAATGTACTGACCAAATGTGTTGCAATAGGACATCCCAAAAAAGGATTCGATCAGAACAACAATACCGGAAGCATAACAGTATACAATTGTACAGGATTCGGAAACAACATCAACTTTGGTTTTGGGAATCCGGTGCAGTCGGGAAAGAAACATGTTTTTAAAAATAATATTTCATTGTCCGGAACAATTTCTATTTCAAACGCCACCCAGCAAAACAACTCGTGGAATTTAAGTGTGACAGTAAATACTTCTGATTTTACAAGTACCAGTATTTCACTTGCCATCGGAGCCCGACAGTCAAATGGGGATCTTCCAACTAACTTGCCATTCAAATTAGTTCAGGGAAGCGATCTGATTGACAAAGGAACAAATGTTGGTCTTTCGTATTCCGGCAGTAATCCTGATTTAGGTTATTCCGAAAGTAACTTTACAACCGCTAAAAAAATAAATACAGATCTAAATGTGGAAACAATAGAAGATGTTAATTCTGATTTCACATTTAATTATTATCCAAATCCGGTAAAAAACATCCTGACAATAGAATTAGACAGCGAAATGGCAAAAGGCACTTTAATTGAGCTGTTTGATTTGTCCGGTAAATTGATTGTTACTAAAACTGTGAATAGGCAAACAGAAAACTTAAGTTTAGAAAATCTTCCATCTGGAGCTTATATTTTGACTTTAACAACTAATGGAAATAAAATTAGTAAACGTATTATTAAAGATTAA
- a CDS encoding right-handed parallel beta-helix repeat-containing protein, which produces MKKIYYFMLSLLVSGSVSAATYYVTPTGNASNSGSSFTSAMNFKTAVGKAVAGDVILLQAGTYTIAYTAGAKNTISFTKSGTSASPIKVECVNNGRAIIDFSFPDQEWVQDSYGFSITGSYWSFKGIAITSAGYQGAYVTGANTIFENCAFYNNRNTGLEINKGGSNTTVKNCDAYRNYDPKKREVWLMVLVQNKNRDPEINSSTAVHGKIQMTDMIVLTVLKK; this is translated from the coding sequence ATGAAAAAAATCTACTATTTTATGCTGTCCCTTTTAGTATCGGGATCAGTTTCAGCAGCTACTTATTATGTAACACCAACCGGAAATGCTTCTAATTCGGGTTCGAGTTTTACTAGCGCTATGAATTTTAAAACCGCTGTTGGCAAAGCTGTTGCCGGAGATGTTATTTTATTACAAGCCGGAACGTATACAATTGCGTATACTGCCGGTGCAAAAAACACTATTTCGTTTACAAAATCAGGAACTTCAGCAAGTCCAATCAAGGTAGAATGTGTAAACAACGGAAGAGCCATTATCGATTTTTCTTTTCCAGATCAGGAATGGGTACAGGATTCGTATGGTTTTAGTATTACAGGTTCTTATTGGAGTTTTAAAGGAATTGCTATTACCAGCGCAGGTTATCAGGGAGCATATGTAACAGGTGCCAATACTATTTTCGAAAATTGTGCTTTTTACAACAATCGTAACACCGGTTTGGAAATTAACAAAGGAGGTTCGAATACCACGGTAAAAAACTGTGATGCGTACAGAAATTATGACCCTAAAAAAAGGGAAGTATGGCTGATGGTTTTGGTCCAAAACAAGAACAGGGACCCGGAAATAAATTCATCAACTGCCGTGCATGGGAAAATTCAGATGACGGATATGATTGTTTTGACAGTACTCAAAAAGTAA